A region of Sugiyamaella lignohabitans strain CBS 10342 chromosome A, complete sequence DNA encodes the following proteins:
- the HSV2 gene encoding Hsv2p (Phosphatidylinositol 3,5-bisphosphate-binding protein; plays a role in micronucleophagy; belongs to the PROPPIN family of proteins; predicted to fold as a seven-bladed beta-propeller; displays punctate cytoplasmic localization; GO_component: GO:0005737 - cytoplasm [Evidence IDA] [PMID 15103325]; GO_component: GO:0005768 - endosome [Evidence IEA]; GO_component: GO:0005768 - endosome [Evidence IDA] [PMID 18769150]; GO_component: GO:0010008 - endosome membrane [Evidence IEA]; GO_component: GO:0019898 - extrinsic component of membrane [Evidence IDA] [PMID 18769150]; GO_component: GO:0000324 - fungal-type vacuole [Evidence IDA] [PMID 15155809]; GO_component: GO:0031902 - late endosome membrane [Evidence IEA]; GO_component: GO:0016020 - membrane [Evidence IEA]; GO_component: GO:0031090 - organelle membrane [Evidence IBA]; GO_function: GO:0080025 - phosphatidylinositol-3,5-bisphosphate binding [Evidence IBA]; GO_function: GO:0080025 - phosphatidylinositol-3,5-bisphosphate binding [Evidence IDA] [PMID 15103325]; GO_process: GO:0034727 - piecemeal microautophagy of nucleus [Evidence IMP] [PMID 18769150]; GO_process: GO:0042594 - response to starvation [Evidence IBA]), which translates to MIRLIVSELSPSPVALPSKLYPISSRFDAPSGLYAEMNAHSSLAQEPNQDRDLLSASFNQDQGCFSIAYEHGFRVYNTDPMELRVKREFSDGGIGISQMLHRTNYLALVGGGRNPKFPQNKVIIWDDLKHKSALSLEFLSPVLNVLMSRTRIIAILKNKIHVYAFSSPPTKIASYETIDNPHGIGCLSNNVLAFPGRGQGQVQIVNLATSMAASSSGTGNHDDSPSGAGLVSIVRAHRGNIRCLSLNPSGTVVATASDIGTIIRLHSTENTALLHEFRRGLDRAIIFSMAFSQSSNRLAVLSDKNTLHVFDTTLISTPNPSLSTSAATNGMGGGQSSSTPISAPNRRHVLGKLPLMPRYFSSEWSFASARIEGQQHSGPGILGWSSDESVVVIWIRETKWEKYVIVERDYSSSVTDRNSTPETQWELVREAWRGFEGISYD; encoded by the coding sequence ATGATACGGCTTATAGTGAGTGAACTTAGTCCGTCTCCTGTAGCTTTACCATCAAAACTATATCCCATCTCATCTCGTTTTGACGCGCCCTCTGGTTTGTATGCTGAGATGAATGCCCATAGTTCATTGGCTCAAGAGCCAAACCAAGATCGGGATCTTTTATCTGCGTCGTTTAATCAAGATCAGGGCTGTTTTTCCATCGCATATGAACATGGATTCAGAGTTTATAACACGGATCCAATGGAGTTACGGGTCAAGAGAGAGTTTTCGGACGGAGGAATTGGAATTTCTCAAATGTTACATAGGACGAATTATTTAGCATTGGTAGGTGGAGGTAGAAATCCCAAGTTTCCACAGAATAAAGTCATTATTTGGGATGATTTAAAACATAAAAGTGCCTTGTCTTTAGAGTTTCTGTCTCCAGTACTGAATGTGTTAATGTCACGAACTCGGATTATCGCAATTCTTAAAAATAAGATTCATGTTTATGCATTTTCCTCACCTCCGACGAAGATTGCCTCTTAtgaaacaattgataatCCCCATGGCATTGGCTGCCTCTCAAATAATGTGCTAGCGTTCCCCGGTCGTGGGCAGGGTCAAGTACAAATTGTCAATCTCGCAACAAGCATGGCGGCTAGTTCctctggtactggtaacCATGATGACAGTCCTAGTGGAGCTGGACTAGTGTCAATTGTACGTGCACACAGAGGAAATATTCGATGTCTGTCACTCAATCCTTCTGGCACCGTAGTCGCCACAGCGAGCGATATCGGAACGATAATAAGACTCCACTCTACTGAGAATACTGCGCTGCTCCACGAGTTCCGTCGTGGTTTGGATAGAGCaattatattttcaatGGCATTTTCACAATCTTCTAACAGGCTGGCTGTATTATCTGATAAGAATACACTACATGTCTTTGATACGACTTTAATATCTACACCTAATCCAAGTCTGTCAACATCAGCTGCGACAAATGGCATGGGTGGTGGTCAATCTTCTTCCACGCCCATATCAGCCCCAAATAGACGGCATGTTTTAGGGAAACTTCCACTTATGCCGAGGTACTTCTCTAGCGAATGGAGTTTTGCATCTGCCCGTATAGAAGGTCAGCAGCATTCGGGTCCCGGTATTCTAGGTTGGAGTTCGGATGAGTCTGTTGTGGTAATTTGGATAAGAGAGACTAAATGGGAGAAATATGTTATTGTGGAACGAGATTATTCCTCTTCTGTTACAGACCGTAActctacccctgaaactcAATGGGAACTTGTTCGTGAAGCTTGGCGAGGGTTCGAAGGAATCTCATatgattga